A single Iodidimonas sp. SYSU 1G8 DNA region contains:
- a CDS encoding flagellin, translating into MGFSVNTNTGAMAALQSLADTNRGMSTVQSRINTGLNVASTKDDSASFTIAQTLRGDLGGLKSVGSSLSRAKSATDVAVAGAEQISDLVNQMKAKAYEAADEGVDTASRDAMGKDFDALKAQIQTIVDSSEFNGTNLLKAGGGEVKALQSLDTAGATLDVANQDFNASVITAIGATFTDAATAKTMIGTLDTVASDVKNSLSTLGSASRKIDGQASFVSKLSDVIEGGIGNLVDADLAKESAKLQALQVKQQLGVQALSIANQAPQSIMSLFR; encoded by the coding sequence ATGGGCTTTTCTGTAAATACCAACACCGGTGCGATGGCTGCCCTCCAGAGCCTCGCCGACACCAACCGCGGCATGTCCACCGTCCAGAGCCGGATCAATACCGGTCTGAACGTGGCCTCGACCAAGGATGACTCGGCATCGTTCACCATCGCCCAGACGCTTCGCGGCGACCTGGGCGGCCTGAAGTCGGTCGGCTCCTCGCTGAGCCGCGCCAAGAGCGCGACCGACGTGGCTGTTGCCGGTGCGGAACAGATCTCGGACCTCGTCAACCAGATGAAGGCCAAGGCCTACGAAGCCGCCGACGAAGGCGTGGATACGGCCAGCCGTGACGCGATGGGCAAGGACTTCGACGCTCTCAAGGCGCAGATCCAGACCATCGTGGACTCCTCGGAGTTCAACGGCACCAATCTGCTGAAGGCCGGCGGCGGCGAAGTCAAGGCGCTGCAGTCCCTGGATACGGCCGGCGCGACGCTGGACGTAGCCAACCAGGACTTCAATGCCTCGGTGATCACCGCCATCGGCGCGACGTTCACGGACGCGGCCACCGCCAAGACCATGATCGGCACGCTGGACACGGTCGCCAGTGACGTCAAGAACAGCCTCAGCACGCTGGGCTCGGCGTCGCGCAAGATCGACGGACAGGCCTCCTTCGTGAGCAAGCTGTCCGACGTGATCGAAGGCGGCATCGGCAACCTCGTCGATGCCGACCTGGCCAAGGAGTCGGCGAAACTGCAAGCCCTGCAGGTCAAGCAGCAGCTGGGCGTGCAGGCTCTGTCCATCGCCAACCAGGCGCCGCAGAGCATCATGTCGCTCTTCCGTTAA
- the flgA gene encoding flagellar basal body P-ring formation chaperone FlgA → MPRFLICAAVFIALAGPAVASPVPAEPVEVPVLARAVEKGETLEEADFTSEQRGPNEVRGALALSAAVGMEARRRLNVGAVLRASDVMPPQMVRRGEPVNILVARGGLSISAMGRALSGGAVGDQVRVVSTSTNRTLEATVSGPGVVNIMAP, encoded by the coding sequence ATGCCCCGGTTCCTGATCTGCGCCGCTGTTTTCATCGCCTTGGCCGGCCCCGCCGTCGCCAGCCCGGTCCCCGCCGAGCCGGTCGAGGTTCCCGTCCTCGCGCGGGCCGTCGAAAAGGGCGAGACCCTAGAGGAAGCCGACTTCACCAGCGAACAGCGCGGGCCCAACGAAGTCAGGGGCGCGCTGGCACTGTCTGCCGCCGTCGGCATGGAAGCAAGGCGAAGGCTGAATGTCGGCGCCGTCCTGCGGGCCAGCGACGTCATGCCGCCCCAGATGGTAAGGCGCGGCGAACCCGTCAACATCCTGGTCGCCCGGGGCGGACTGTCGATTTCCGCCATGGGCCGCGCCCTGTCGGGCGGCGCCGTCGGCGATCAGGTCCGCGTCGTCAGCACCAGCACCAACCGCACGCTCGAGGCGACGGTTTCCGGACCGGGCGTCGTCAACATCATGGCGCCGTGA
- a CDS encoding flagellin, giving the protein MNRVATPVFHQALSGSIQRAQAQLVTTQQEVASGKKASTYAGLGGDTVRSISARSMLSRTEAYATVAARTATTLSLYDANLTQAESTASTLRQDLFTALGRGNTLGLQSTIESAFDAFANTLNATEGGVPLFAGSRTSETPFKVGSLADTLSLAGNAAFASDDGQQTARLGDGLDVRFGVGAHTIGGDALEAFRTLAAAGPFGEMPTDAQKAALKQAIEQLDKGIGAIQTANAENGRKQAHVETLANNAEARGVILKTIISDSEDVDLAQVAINLAQQKTALDASYSVFAKLSGLSLVNFFS; this is encoded by the coding sequence ATGAACCGCGTCGCGACCCCCGTTTTTCACCAAGCTCTTTCCGGCTCTATCCAGCGCGCCCAGGCGCAGCTCGTCACGACCCAGCAGGAGGTCGCCAGCGGCAAGAAGGCATCGACCTATGCCGGTCTGGGCGGCGATACGGTCAGAAGCATCTCGGCCCGCTCCATGCTGAGCAGGACCGAAGCCTATGCAACGGTGGCGGCCCGTACCGCCACGACCCTGTCGCTCTACGACGCCAACCTCACCCAGGCGGAGAGCACCGCGTCGACGCTGCGGCAGGATCTCTTCACGGCGCTCGGCCGCGGCAATACGCTGGGCCTGCAATCGACGATCGAGTCTGCCTTCGACGCGTTCGCCAACACCCTGAACGCGACGGAAGGCGGGGTCCCCCTGTTCGCCGGCTCGCGCACCAGCGAAACCCCGTTCAAGGTCGGCAGCCTCGCCGACACCCTGAGCCTCGCGGGCAACGCCGCGTTCGCCAGCGACGACGGTCAGCAGACCGCGCGCCTGGGCGATGGACTCGATGTTCGCTTCGGCGTCGGCGCGCACACCATCGGCGGCGATGCGCTTGAGGCGTTCCGCACCCTGGCGGCTGCAGGCCCGTTCGGCGAAATGCCGACTGACGCACAGAAAGCGGCATTGAAACAGGCCATCGAGCAGTTGGACAAGGGCATCGGCGCCATCCAGACCGCCAATGCGGAGAACGGTCGCAAGCAGGCGCACGTAGAGACGCTGGCCAACAATGCGGAGGCGCGCGGCGTCATCCTGAAAACCATCATCTCGGACAGTGAAGACGTCGACCTGGCGCAGGTCGCCATCAACCTGGCGCAGCAGAAGACGGCGCTGGACGCATCCTATTCGGTCTTCGCGAAACTCTCGGGACTGAGTCTGGTCAATTTTTTCAGCTAG
- the flgH gene encoding flagellar basal body L-ring protein FlgH has translation MNRAVLILSAAALLSGCSVASQLSNVGRAPKMTAPEQSEVPVVEASLAMQGAAARTGAAAPPPVPATSASLFRTGAGAFFHDQRASRIGDILTVRIKISDKAEVGNSTTRSRSGSETADLGALLGLESQITKVLPGSVDPSKLVDTSTKSQSGGAGSMSRSEKIDMTMAAIVTGVLPNGNLLIRGRQEVRVNFELREVIVTGIVRPEDIARDNSIAHSQIAEARISYGGRGQLTDAQQARWGQQIYDALFPF, from the coding sequence ATGAACCGCGCCGTTCTCATTCTCTCGGCTGCCGCGCTTCTGTCGGGCTGCAGCGTCGCATCCCAGCTCTCCAATGTCGGCCGCGCGCCAAAGATGACCGCGCCCGAGCAATCCGAAGTCCCGGTCGTCGAAGCCTCGCTGGCCATGCAGGGCGCCGCCGCGCGGACCGGCGCCGCCGCGCCGCCGCCGGTTCCCGCCACCAGCGCCTCGCTGTTCCGGACCGGCGCCGGTGCGTTCTTTCACGACCAGCGCGCCTCGCGCATTGGCGACATCCTCACCGTCCGGATCAAGATCTCGGACAAGGCCGAAGTGGGCAACTCGACCACCCGTTCGCGTTCCGGTTCGGAAACCGCCGATCTCGGCGCGCTCCTTGGCCTGGAATCGCAGATCACCAAGGTGCTGCCGGGCAGCGTCGATCCATCGAAACTGGTCGATACCAGCACCAAATCCCAATCCGGCGGCGCGGGAAGCATGTCGCGCAGCGAGAAGATCGACATGACCATGGCCGCCATCGTCACCGGCGTCCTGCCCAACGGCAATCTGCTGATCCGGGGCCGCCAGGAAGTCCGGGTGAACTTCGAGCTGCGCGAGGTCATCGTCACCGGCATCGTCAGGCCGGAGGACATCGCCCGCGACAATAGCATCGCCCATAGCCAGATCGCCGAGGCACGCATCAGCTATGGCGGCCGCGGCCAGCTGACCGATGCCCAGCAGGCCCGCTGGGGCCAGCAGATCTACGACGCCCTGTTCCCCTTCTGA
- the fliM gene encoding flagellar motor switch protein FliM, producing the protein MSDDFDDIALPEPHAAAQDGPERFDQAGIDALFDFDSVAPVSPKKGLRAVIESDVVSHERLPMLEVIYDRMVRTFATSLRNMTSDSIEVTLEEITSMRFGEFMNRVSLPAMIAVFSIPEWDNYGIITVDSNLIYSVVDALLGGRKGNAPLRVEGRAFTTIETALVARMVRLALNDLAVAFEPLSRIQMVLDRIETSPRFAAIAGPSNVAAVASFRVDMDARGGTFNVLLPYATLEPVREKLLQRFMGEKTGRLNIWESHMVNEIRRTEVTLDVVLGERLMSLESLMKLAVGDAIRFEDGPDEPLEVRCAGVPLGRAFIGQRSGNVAVSMTNDIAKGHAQ; encoded by the coding sequence ATGAGCGACGATTTTGACGACATCGCACTGCCTGAGCCGCACGCCGCGGCGCAGGATGGTCCTGAAAGGTTCGATCAGGCCGGTATCGACGCCTTGTTCGACTTCGACTCCGTGGCGCCCGTCAGCCCGAAAAAGGGCTTGCGCGCCGTCATAGAATCCGACGTGGTCAGCCACGAAAGGTTGCCCATGCTCGAGGTGATCTATGACCGCATGGTCCGGACCTTCGCGACCAGCCTGCGGAACATGACGTCGGATTCCATCGAGGTCACGCTGGAGGAAATCACCTCCATGCGGTTCGGGGAGTTCATGAACCGTGTTTCGCTGCCGGCGATGATCGCCGTGTTCAGCATCCCGGAGTGGGACAATTACGGCATCATCACCGTGGATTCCAACCTGATCTATTCGGTGGTCGATGCCCTGCTGGGCGGTCGCAAGGGAAATGCGCCGCTGCGGGTGGAGGGACGTGCGTTCACCACCATCGAGACCGCTCTGGTCGCCCGCATGGTGCGTCTGGCACTGAACGACCTGGCGGTCGCCTTCGAGCCCCTCTCGCGTATCCAGATGGTTCTTGACCGGATCGAGACCAGTCCCCGCTTCGCCGCCATCGCCGGCCCGAGCAATGTGGCCGCCGTCGCCAGTTTCCGCGTCGACATGGATGCGCGGGGCGGCACGTTCAACGTCCTGTTGCCGTATGCCACGCTGGAGCCGGTGCGGGAAAAGCTGCTCCAGCGGTTCATGGGCGAGAAGACTGGCAGGCTGAACATCTGGGAAAGCCACATGGTCAACGAGATCCGCCGCACCGAGGTCACGCTGGACGTGGTGCTGGGCGAACGCCTGATGTCGCTGGAGTCGCTGATGAAGCTGGCTGTCGGCGACGCCATCCGCTTCGAGGACGGTCCGGACGAGCCGCTGGAGGTGCGCTGCGCCGGGGTGCCGCTCGGGCGCGCCTTTATCGGCCAGCGCTCTGGCAACGTCGCCGTTTCCATGACCAACGATATAGCCAAGGGGCATGCGCAATGA
- the flgG gene encoding flagellar basal-body rod protein FlgG, which yields MRSLSIAATGMLAQQTNVDVISNNIANMNTTAFKRQRAEFQDLLYQQVERPGAAAGGTDSLTPSGIQIGAGVKTGGVYRIAEQGALTQTSNRYDLAIDGQGYFQVELPSGETAYTRAGSFQVSDQGELVTNEGYRVQPGVTVPQGVVDVIVSKTGEVQVKLADSPDLQTVGQIQLATFVNDAGLEAMGSSLFKETPASGQPTVASPGEPGFGGLTQGFLEASNVNPVSEITALITAQRAYEMNSRVVKTVDELLATTTQLR from the coding sequence ATGCGCTCCCTCTCAATCGCGGCGACCGGCATGCTGGCGCAGCAGACCAACGTGGACGTGATCTCCAACAATATCGCCAACATGAACACGACCGCGTTCAAGCGCCAGCGGGCGGAATTTCAGGACCTGCTCTACCAGCAGGTCGAGCGGCCGGGCGCGGCGGCAGGCGGCACGGATTCCCTCACTCCCTCCGGCATTCAGATCGGCGCTGGCGTGAAGACCGGCGGCGTTTACCGGATCGCCGAACAGGGCGCGCTGACCCAGACCTCCAACCGGTACGACCTTGCGATCGACGGTCAGGGCTATTTCCAGGTCGAGTTGCCCAGCGGCGAGACCGCCTATACCCGGGCGGGCTCGTTCCAGGTGTCCGATCAGGGCGAGCTGGTGACCAATGAAGGCTACCGGGTTCAGCCCGGCGTGACCGTGCCCCAGGGTGTCGTCGATGTGATCGTCTCCAAGACGGGCGAGGTCCAGGTGAAACTGGCCGACTCTCCCGATCTGCAGACCGTCGGACAGATCCAGCTCGCCACCTTCGTCAACGATGCCGGCCTCGAGGCCATGGGATCCAGCCTGTTCAAGGAAACCCCGGCCTCCGGGCAGCCGACGGTCGCCTCGCCCGGCGAGCCCGGCTTTGGTGGTCTCACCCAGGGCTTCCTGGAAGCCTCCAACGTCAATCCGGTGTCCGAGATCACCGCCCTCATCACGGCCCAGCGCGCCTACGAGATGAACAGCCGCGTCGTCAAGACGGTCGACGAGCTCCTCGCCACGACCACGCAGCTCCGGTAA
- a CDS encoding flagellar basal body rod C-terminal domain-containing protein encodes MSLNSILNSAMSGLAASQAGMGAASNNIANVGTAGYARERVALSAGVTGGRTNGVLVGESQRIADRFLEAAVYGRAAMSGRADVTAGYLDQLQAAIGQPGSAATLPARLDALTSSAIAMTASSTSPEAAAVFVGDVSSMLETLRQTDDDVAALRANAAAEIEDTVTRVNGLLTRIHDLNDNIARSEGMGRSTAALASQRMSAIGDLGGLIGITVRDQPDGRVTIDAADGTVLLDRRLRQLTYPAASGSGLQTGSPAIGVRFSGEAGEQGPSTGDVIVSPQVGGKLGGLLDMRDRALPLFSEQLSIIGDALAYSLNAASNAATAVPAPNVLAGRDTGLVTADRLGFSGTASLSVTDGAGTLVAAASIDFSSLGPAATIADALAAMNTGLGGAATASFSDGRFTLRATAPGNGVSVAQDPAMPAVRAGMSFSHFFGLNDLIRSEAPLVPPGFQPSDAHGIAPGQSLGLELRDGGGRILASQYVTGTSGPALADMLGELNAGPLSRFGGFSLDESGRLAFEPSAAGGGVTLAVTGDTTDRLGTGQSLSGLLGLARGPVSSMSVRADIAATPARLPLARVPAGAVLGQTVIGAGNKQGANAYVDQLAAPVALGRYGSATVGQAAARLISSAGAEASRAEDARASASARLDDAVSRRDSFSGVNVDEELAQLVILQNSYSAAARVVATANDMYDTLLNMMR; translated from the coding sequence GTGTCGCTCAACAGCATCCTCAATTCCGCCATGTCGGGCCTGGCCGCGTCCCAGGCCGGCATGGGCGCCGCCTCGAACAACATCGCGAATGTGGGCACCGCCGGCTACGCGCGCGAGCGTGTCGCCTTGTCGGCGGGCGTCACGGGCGGCCGGACGAACGGCGTCCTGGTCGGAGAGTCCCAGCGTATCGCGGACCGGTTTCTCGAGGCGGCGGTCTACGGCCGGGCGGCCATGTCCGGCCGGGCCGACGTGACCGCCGGTTATCTCGACCAGTTACAGGCCGCCATCGGTCAGCCCGGTTCGGCGGCGACGCTGCCCGCGCGGCTCGACGCGCTCACGTCGTCCGCCATCGCCATGACGGCGTCCAGCACCAGTCCCGAGGCGGCCGCCGTGTTCGTCGGCGATGTCTCCAGCATGCTGGAGACACTCCGCCAGACCGACGACGACGTTGCGGCCCTGCGGGCAAACGCGGCGGCGGAAATCGAGGACACCGTTACCCGGGTAAACGGACTGCTGACCCGGATCCACGATCTGAACGACAATATCGCCCGTTCGGAAGGCATGGGTCGCAGCACCGCGGCGCTGGCCAGCCAGCGCATGTCGGCCATTGGCGATCTGGGTGGTCTGATCGGGATCACGGTGCGCGATCAGCCGGATGGCCGGGTCACCATCGATGCCGCGGACGGGACCGTGCTGCTCGACCGGCGGCTGCGCCAGCTCACCTATCCCGCCGCCTCGGGAAGCGGGTTGCAGACCGGGTCACCGGCGATCGGCGTCCGCTTCTCCGGCGAGGCGGGCGAACAAGGGCCGTCGACCGGAGATGTGATCGTCTCGCCCCAAGTCGGCGGCAAGCTGGGCGGTTTGCTCGACATGCGCGACCGCGCTCTGCCCCTGTTCAGCGAACAACTGAGTATCATCGGCGACGCCCTGGCATACTCGCTCAACGCGGCATCGAATGCCGCCACGGCGGTACCCGCGCCCAACGTGCTCGCGGGCCGCGATACAGGCCTCGTGACGGCCGACCGGCTCGGTTTCTCCGGAACGGCCAGCCTCTCGGTCACCGACGGAGCGGGCACCCTCGTCGCCGCTGCCAGCATCGACTTCTCGTCCCTTGGACCGGCGGCCACCATCGCCGACGCGCTGGCCGCCATGAATACCGGGCTCGGCGGGGCCGCGACCGCGTCATTTTCGGACGGGCGTTTCACGCTGCGGGCGACGGCCCCGGGTAACGGCGTGTCGGTCGCCCAGGATCCGGCAATGCCGGCCGTGCGCGCCGGCATGAGCTTTTCGCACTTCTTCGGGCTCAACGATCTCATCCGGTCGGAAGCCCCCTTGGTTCCGCCCGGATTCCAGCCATCCGACGCCCACGGCATCGCGCCGGGTCAGTCGCTCGGCCTCGAACTGCGCGACGGCGGCGGCAGAATTCTCGCCAGCCAGTACGTCACCGGTACGTCCGGGCCGGCCCTGGCGGACATGCTGGGCGAATTGAACGCGGGTCCGCTGTCCCGCTTCGGCGGTTTCTCCCTGGATGAGTCCGGTCGGCTCGCGTTCGAGCCATCGGCGGCGGGCGGCGGCGTCACCCTGGCGGTCACCGGCGACACCACCGACCGTCTGGGCACGGGCCAATCCCTTTCGGGCCTGCTGGGTCTCGCGCGGGGTCCCGTGTCCTCGATGTCCGTCCGAGCGGATATCGCCGCCACCCCCGCGCGCCTGCCGCTGGCCCGCGTTCCGGCCGGCGCCGTGCTGGGCCAAACCGTCATCGGCGCCGGGAACAAGCAGGGCGCGAATGCCTATGTCGACCAACTGGCCGCGCCCGTCGCGCTGGGACGGTACGGCAGCGCCACCGTGGGGCAGGCCGCGGCACGGCTGATCAGCAGCGCGGGGGCCGAGGCGTCGCGCGCCGAAGACGCTCGCGCGAGCGCAAGCGCGCGCCTCGACGACGCCGTGAGCCGCCGTGACAGCTTCTCGGGGGTCAATGTGGACGAGGAACTGGCCCAGCTGGTGATTCTGCAGAACAGCTACTCCGCCGCCGCGCGCGTCGTCGCGACGGCGAACGATATGTACGACACCCTGCTCAACATGATGCGCTGA
- a CDS encoding HD domain-containing phosphohydrolase, translating to MIRRSTPTRFADGMELLGAVWDHVGEALLLTDAETGIIVDANRKAEDMTGIDLHQLIGMPQADLHPLTQREAAAAVFAAADENAGFAFRRHIARADGVLLPVDVTSSEVLHLGRGPTVVTSLHHTLKRLSEDDEADRLNLALTAVYEATKERARADTLEDLDRVTCEGVVSAGGYALCWIGWADQEDMSVRVAAAAGASRAYVEGLELSWADVPMGRGPAGTAIRRGRFQITNDVLADTGYGPWRDHALQHGIRSLLSMPLMEDGRAIGAFTVGSKHPNAFTSGEIDLFQQFAAAHMTALGGLKAKRAYADQVAKNEAAAERIERALEQAVETLSEALSGRDPYTADHQRRVADMADRIAVRMDLAPQRRRVLRLAAMVHDIGKIQVPVELLTRPGRLKPVELQIIRRHAKATLDILGKIDWPWPLAEIASQHHERMDGSGYPLGLKGDQLLLEGKILAVADIVESMSTDRPYRQALGMEAALAEIRRQAGAKLDPDVVAAAIDVFGDTSAAPLAAGATDVETRSYPA from the coding sequence ATGATTCGTAGAAGCACGCCGACGCGATTTGCCGATGGCATGGAGCTGCTCGGCGCCGTCTGGGATCATGTGGGCGAAGCGCTTCTGCTGACGGATGCCGAAACCGGCATCATCGTCGACGCCAACCGCAAGGCCGAGGATATGACGGGCATCGATCTGCACCAGCTGATCGGTATGCCCCAGGCCGATCTTCATCCCCTGACCCAGCGTGAAGCAGCCGCCGCGGTTTTCGCGGCGGCGGATGAAAATGCCGGTTTCGCCTTCCGGCGCCACATCGCGCGAGCGGACGGGGTCTTGCTTCCCGTCGATGTTACCAGCAGCGAAGTCCTCCATCTCGGGCGAGGCCCGACCGTCGTGACGAGCCTTCACCACACCTTGAAAAGATTGAGCGAAGACGATGAGGCGGACCGTCTCAACCTCGCCCTCACCGCCGTGTACGAAGCGACCAAGGAACGCGCGCGCGCCGATACGCTCGAGGATCTCGACCGGGTGACCTGCGAGGGCGTGGTGTCGGCCGGCGGCTACGCGCTTTGCTGGATCGGTTGGGCGGACCAGGAGGACATGTCGGTGCGGGTGGCGGCGGCCGCCGGCGCCTCTCGCGCCTATGTGGAGGGACTGGAACTGTCATGGGCTGATGTTCCCATGGGCCGGGGTCCGGCAGGCACGGCCATCAGAAGAGGCCGGTTTCAGATTACCAACGATGTGCTTGCCGACACTGGTTACGGCCCATGGCGAGACCATGCGCTGCAGCATGGCATCCGGTCGCTGCTGTCCATGCCGCTCATGGAGGACGGGCGCGCGATTGGTGCCTTTACGGTTGGATCGAAGCATCCCAATGCCTTCACCTCGGGCGAGATCGACCTGTTCCAGCAATTTGCCGCGGCGCATATGACCGCGTTGGGTGGCCTCAAGGCGAAGCGTGCCTATGCCGATCAGGTTGCCAAGAACGAGGCAGCGGCGGAGCGGATCGAACGGGCCCTGGAGCAGGCGGTCGAAACCCTGTCCGAGGCGCTGAGCGGACGTGATCCGTATACGGCCGATCATCAGCGGCGTGTCGCTGACATGGCCGACCGGATCGCCGTCCGGATGGATCTGGCGCCGCAGCGACGGCGGGTGCTGCGGCTCGCCGCCATGGTGCACGACATCGGCAAGATACAGGTGCCCGTCGAATTGCTGACGCGACCGGGCCGGTTGAAGCCGGTTGAATTGCAGATCATCCGCCGTCATGCGAAGGCGACCCTGGACATTCTGGGGAAAATCGACTGGCCGTGGCCGCTTGCGGAGATTGCCTCCCAACATCACGAACGGATGGATGGGTCCGGTTATCCGCTCGGCCTGAAGGGCGATCAGTTGTTGCTGGAAGGAAAGATTCTGGCCGTCGCCGACATCGTCGAATCCATGTCGACCGATCGTCCCTACCGCCAGGCCCTGGGCATGGAAGCGGCTTTGGCCGAGATTCGGCGGCAGGCCGGCGCCAAACTGGACCCCGACGTGGTCGCCGCGGCCATCGACGTGTTCGGTGACACCTCGGCCGCCCCGCTTGCCGCCGGCGCTACGGACGTGGAAACGCGTAGCTACCCCGCGTGA
- a CDS encoding flagellar hook-basal body complex protein, with product MDISSYVLLSQEQALRRRLDVVSNNLANSGTVGFKREQAVFHEYVETSPDAVVEDARNTSFVLDYGTVQDLTQGGFQSTGNALDVMIEGPGYLSVEGPDGTPLYTRAGFVRVLSTGELGTAGGQRLLGEGDQPISIPPDQVNQISVGADGTVMGPQGSLGRLTVTRFANDGGLEERGNGLLAGTGGTVLPAEETRLKAGGVEGSNVQPVAETTAMVEILRSYQNSARMSQDLGDMRQRAIDRLGRVN from the coding sequence ATGGACATCTCATCCTACGTACTCCTCAGTCAGGAGCAGGCCCTGCGCCGGCGCCTCGATGTCGTCTCCAACAATTTGGCGAACAGCGGCACCGTCGGCTTCAAACGTGAACAGGCCGTCTTTCATGAATATGTCGAGACCAGCCCCGACGCCGTGGTCGAGGATGCGCGCAACACATCCTTCGTGCTCGACTACGGCACCGTGCAGGACCTGACGCAGGGCGGCTTCCAGTCCACCGGCAATGCTCTCGATGTCATGATCGAAGGCCCCGGCTATCTCAGTGTCGAGGGTCCGGACGGGACGCCGCTCTATACGCGGGCCGGTTTCGTCCGTGTCCTCTCGACAGGCGAGCTGGGAACCGCCGGCGGACAGCGCCTGCTGGGCGAAGGCGACCAGCCCATCAGCATTCCGCCCGATCAGGTGAACCAGATCTCGGTCGGCGCCGACGGCACCGTGATGGGGCCACAAGGATCCCTGGGCAGGCTGACCGTCACCCGCTTCGCCAATGATGGCGGGCTCGAGGAAAGGGGCAACGGTCTGCTGGCCGGTACCGGAGGGACGGTGCTCCCCGCCGAGGAAACGCGGCTCAAGGCGGGCGGCGTCGAAGGCTCCAACGTGCAGCCCGTGGCCGAGACCACCGCCATGGTGGAGATTCTCCGCTCCTACCAGAACAGCGCGCGCATGTCGCAGGACCTCGGCGACATGCGCCAGCGCGCCATCGACAGGCTTGGCCGCGTCAACTGA
- a CDS encoding transglutaminase-like cysteine peptidase — MAILTLCTVANPCAAAEHAGEHPVLSSTGLTGDPLAVPLGVRSVMPLALEDLVQWKELLARHAASLAAPAPCPDTAADACFASFWSETVAALMPLPRSEQLRRVNELVNHLSYAPDSSLYAQADHWATPEEMFHRGAGDCEDFAAFKYFLLRAVGIPDDQVRLDMVSHDDQPHMLTLVMVGDAAVLLDNIELEPAAPSEWPQYRPVYSLSERGGWLLAPARNAPDKIQLSAR; from the coding sequence GTGGCCATTCTTACTCTCTGCACAGTCGCCAATCCCTGCGCCGCCGCTGAGCACGCCGGGGAACACCCCGTCCTGAGCAGCACCGGCCTGACCGGCGATCCACTCGCCGTCCCGCTGGGCGTCCGTTCCGTGATGCCGCTCGCGCTTGAGGATCTGGTCCAATGGAAGGAGCTGCTGGCGCGGCATGCCGCGTCGCTTGCCGCACCCGCACCCTGCCCTGATACGGCGGCGGACGCCTGTTTCGCCTCCTTCTGGAGCGAGACGGTCGCCGCCCTGATGCCGCTCCCGCGCAGCGAACAGCTGCGACGCGTCAACGAACTGGTGAACCACCTCTCCTATGCTCCCGATTCCAGCCTTTACGCTCAGGCGGATCACTGGGCCACGCCCGAAGAGATGTTCCATCGCGGCGCAGGCGACTGCGAGGATTTCGCGGCATTCAAATATTTTCTGCTGCGGGCCGTCGGTATTCCGGATGATCAGGTGCGTCTCGACATGGTGTCGCATGACGACCAGCCCCATATGCTGACCCTGGTCATGGTCGGCGACGCGGCCGTGCTCTTGGATAACATCGAACTGGAACCGGCGGCGCCATCTGAGTGGCCTCAATATCGGCCGGTCTATTCGCTCAGCGAACGCGGCGGCTGGTTGCTCGCGCCGGCCCGGAACGCGCCGGACAAAATCCAGCTTTCTGCGCGCTGA
- a CDS encoding flagellar basal body-associated FliL family protein, translating into MIAPTPSNDAGRPTELERGMTTEDLDREDAEPAAVPTAAKPGKRKRLILTGAAVVLLAAGGAGAFFVLGGPTPAAEGHEDAAAPPAEDHAAEPPIYVDVPAMVVNLRGLGGQPGYLKLHFVIVAADAEKGAEITARLPSILDALQPFLRELRPEDLAGSAAVYRLKEEMLARTATQVSAGAARDVLIQDLIQQ; encoded by the coding sequence ATGATCGCGCCGACGCCTTCGAATGACGCAGGCAGGCCGACGGAACTGGAACGAGGCATGACAACTGAAGATCTGGACCGCGAGGACGCCGAGCCGGCCGCAGTTCCGACGGCGGCCAAGCCGGGCAAACGCAAGAGGCTGATCCTGACAGGTGCCGCGGTGGTTCTGCTCGCCGCAGGCGGCGCGGGCGCCTTCTTCGTGCTGGGCGGCCCCACACCGGCAGCGGAGGGGCACGAGGATGCGGCGGCCCCGCCGGCCGAAGACCACGCGGCGGAGCCCCCCATTTACGTGGATGTCCCGGCGATGGTGGTGAATCTGCGCGGCCTGGGCGGGCAGCCGGGATATCTGAAGCTGCATTTCGTCATCGTCGCGGCGGATGCCGAAAAGGGCGCCGAGATCACCGCCCGGCTGCCCTCGATCCTCGATGCCCTGCAGCCTTTCCTGCGGGAGCTTCGCCCGGAAGACCTTGCGGGTTCCGCCGCAGTCTACCGGCTCAAGGAAGAAATGCTCGCCCGGACGGCTACACAGGTCAGCGCCGGCGCGGCTCGTGATGTGCTGATACAGGATCTGATCCAACAATGA